The sequence TAGATGATTTTCATCTTCAAGAATCACTTCTGGGAGGAAATTTTAAAAAGTATTTTTTTATTCCAGGACTTTCTAAAAAAAGTGGAGGTATACTTTTAGACAATGAATTTTTAGAAAGAAAGAAAAAAGTTGAAGAAAATAAAGAGTATTATTTAGAAAAGTTTGGAATTAATGAAAAATATGATTTAATAGCTTCAGTATTTTCTTATGAGAAAAATTTTGATTCTTTTATTAAAGAATTAAAAAAATTGGATAAAAAAATTCTCTTATTAATATTAAGTGAAAAAACTCAAAAAAATTTTATAAAATATTTTGATAATAACAATAATTATGATAAAATAAAATTCGTGAAGTTACCATTTTTTACTTATGATAAATATGAAGAGCTTTTAGCATTATGTGATTTTAATTTAGTTAGAGGAGAAGACAGTTTTGTTAGAGCTTTACTTCTAGGAAAACCTTTCTTATGGCATATTTATCCACAAGATAAAAATACACATATAAAAAAGCTAGAAAGTTTTTTAGACAAATATTGTCCTAATAATAAAGAATTAAAAGAAACTTTTATTAATTACAATATAAATAGAGATGATTTTTCTTAT is a genomic window of Fusobacterium nucleatum containing:
- the earP gene encoding elongation factor P maturation arginine rhamnosyltransferase EarP, whose product is MKINSIDIFCEVIDNYGDVGVAYRLAREFKRIYPKKELRFIINQTEEINLIKKSNDMEIITYKDISKIENSADLIIESFACEIPKEYMDKALKNSKLIINLEYFSAEDWVDDFHLQESLLGGNFKKYFFIPGLSKKSGGILLDNEFLERKKKVEENKEYYLEKFGINEKYDLIASVFSYEKNFDSFIKELKKLDKKILLLILSEKTQKNFIKYFDNNNNYDKIKFVKLPFFTYDKYEELLALCDFNLVRGEDSFVRALLLGKPFLWHIYPQDKNTHIKKLESFLDKYCPNNKELKETFINYNINRDDFSYFFKNFKEIEEHNKKYANHLIKNCNLIEKLIKFIENIGGKN